One genomic window of Malaciobacter molluscorum LMG 25693 includes the following:
- a CDS encoding enoyl-ACP reductase, translating to MNEFMNGKTLVISGGTKGIGKACVYKFAEAGVNIAFTYNSNEQVAQDIVKDVESKFGVKCRCYSLNILEPENYKELFEEIDEDFDRIDFFISNAMIYGRAVVGGYGKFMKLRPRGLNNIYTATVNAFVCGAQQAAKRMQKVGGGSIISLSSTGNLVYIENYAGHGTNKAAVEAMVRYAASELGEMGIRVNAVSGGPIDTDALKAFTNYEEVRDRTAELSPLNRMGQPTDLASACYFLCTQESSWVTGHTLIVDGGTTFK from the coding sequence TTCAGGTGGAACTAAAGGAATTGGAAAAGCATGTGTTTACAAATTTGCAGAAGCAGGAGTAAATATTGCATTTACATACAATTCAAATGAACAAGTTGCACAAGATATAGTTAAAGATGTTGAGTCAAAATTTGGGGTAAAATGTAGATGTTATTCTTTAAATATTCTAGAACCAGAAAACTATAAAGAACTATTTGAAGAGATAGATGAAGATTTTGATAGAATAGATTTCTTTATATCAAATGCAATGATTTATGGAAGAGCAGTTGTAGGTGGTTATGGAAAATTTATGAAACTTAGACCAAGAGGATTAAATAATATCTACACAGCAACAGTAAATGCTTTTGTATGTGGTGCTCAACAAGCTGCAAAAAGAATGCAAAAAGTTGGTGGAGGTTCTATTATTAGTTTAAGTAGTACTGGTAACTTAGTATATATTGAGAACTATGCAGGTCATGGTACAAATAAAGCAGCAGTTGAAGCTATGGTTAGATATGCAGCATCAGAACTTGGAGAGATGGGAATTCGAGTAAATGCTGTAAGTGGTGGTCCAATTGATACAGATGCTTTAAAAGCATTTACAAATTATGAAGAAGTTAGAGATAGAACAGCTGAATTATCTCCTTTAAATAGAATGGGACAACCAACTGATTTAGCAAGTGCTTGTTACTTTTTATGTACACAAGAGTCTTCATGGGTAACAGGGCATACGCTTATCGTAGATGGTGGGACTACGTTTAAATAA
- the pgsA gene encoding CDP-diacylglycerol--glycerol-3-phosphate 3-phosphatidyltransferase, whose product MFNLPNILALFRIALAPLMLWFLLDRDNFIFSSWHTSWLDYFAGLIFVIASVTDFFDGYIARNWNQMTKLGAILDPLADKMLMLAGFLGLMMIDRASAWAVFLILSREFFITGLRVVAADEGRNVAATMAGKIKTVVQMIAIGFLIMNWPFATQLLWLAVILTLYSGYEYLRDYYKD is encoded by the coding sequence ATGTTTAATTTACCAAATATATTAGCGCTTTTTAGAATAGCATTAGCCCCACTAATGCTATGGTTTTTATTAGATAGAGACAACTTTATATTCTCTTCATGGCATACTTCTTGGCTTGATTATTTTGCTGGACTTATTTTTGTTATTGCTTCAGTTACTGATTTTTTTGATGGATATATAGCTAGAAATTGGAATCAAATGACAAAACTAGGTGCAATTTTAGATCCTCTTGCAGATAAGATGTTAATGCTTGCAGGTTTTTTAGGGCTTATGATGATAGATAGAGCTTCTGCATGGGCAGTATTTTTAATACTTTCACGAGAATTTTTTATCACTGGTCTTAGAGTTGTTGCTGCTGATGAAGGAAGAAATGTTGCTGCCACTATGGCAGGAAAAATAAAAACAGTTGTTCAGATGATTGCAATAGGATTTCTTATAATGAATTGGCCTTTTGCGACACAACTATTATGGCTTGCAGTAATACTTACACTTTACTCTGGTTATGAGTATTTAAGAGATTATTATAAAGATTAA
- the rseP gene encoding RIP metalloprotease RseP produces the protein MGTITFLIVLSILVFIHELGHFLAARFFGVKVHVFSIGFGKKLFSKYYRGTEWQFALIPLGGYVKMKGQDDTKPGLVEKGNDSYNNKKPWQRIIILFAGPFANFILAAILYFAIAILGATSLSPTIGNIIENSPAQKAGLKTNDKILRINNTEIKTWKQIGETITQTKGALNFYVQRDNKIQTFVINPHISDSENMFREKIKKRMIGIAPAPKIVTITYSPIEAISFAYDKTVESSKMIFLGVQKLIQGIIPSSEIGGVITIGKVISDASQSSFIALLSITALISVNLGVLNLLPIPALDGGHIMFNIYEIITRRKPSDRVFMYLTIAGWVILGSLMLLGIYNDINRIFLKG, from the coding sequence TTGGGTACTATTACTTTTTTAATTGTTTTATCAATTTTAGTTTTTATTCATGAATTAGGACATTTTTTAGCTGCACGTTTTTTTGGTGTAAAAGTTCATGTTTTTTCTATTGGTTTTGGAAAAAAACTTTTTTCTAAATATTATAGAGGTACAGAATGGCAATTTGCTTTAATTCCACTTGGTGGTTATGTAAAGATGAAAGGTCAAGATGATACAAAACCAGGACTTGTTGAAAAAGGAAATGATTCATACAATAATAAAAAACCTTGGCAAAGAATAATTATACTTTTTGCTGGACCTTTTGCAAATTTTATTTTAGCTGCTATTTTATACTTTGCAATTGCAATATTAGGAGCTACTTCACTTTCACCAACAATAGGTAATATTATAGAAAATTCTCCTGCACAAAAAGCTGGATTAAAAACAAATGATAAAATTCTAAGAATTAATAATACTGAAATAAAAACATGGAAACAGATAGGTGAGACAATCACTCAAACAAAAGGTGCATTGAATTTTTATGTGCAAAGAGATAATAAAATTCAAACTTTTGTAATTAATCCACATATTAGTGACTCTGAAAATATGTTTAGAGAAAAAATCAAAAAAAGAATGATAGGAATTGCTCCTGCACCTAAAATAGTTACAATAACTTACTCTCCAATAGAAGCAATATCTTTTGCATATGATAAAACAGTAGAATCTTCAAAAATGATATTTTTAGGAGTTCAAAAACTTATTCAAGGAATTATACCAAGTAGTGAAATAGGTGGAGTAATTACGATAGGAAAAGTAATTTCAGATGCAAGTCAATCAAGTTTTATTGCATTGTTATCTATCACTGCTCTTATTTCTGTAAATTTAGGAGTTTTAAACCTTCTTCCAATTCCAGCACTTGATGGTGGTCATATTATGTTTAATATATATGAAATAATCACAAGAAGAAAACCAAGTGATAGAGTATTTATGTATCTAACTATTGCAGGATGGGTTATATTAGGTTCTCTAATGCTACTTGGTATTTATAATGATATAAATAGAATATTTTTAAAAGGTTAA
- a CDS encoding YggS family pyridoxal phosphate-dependent enzyme — protein MQMQKAIDNLDRIIADVEDARLQLSGHHIVKIIGISKYNTSDDINSLYKAGQRAFGENKVQDLKQKMSDLEELPIEWHFVGRLQKNKINNLIDLKPTLMQSLDSLDLAEELNKKLEAKQKTMNCLLQINSAKEDSKTGVMPEDAVEIYKQISNTCPNIKLKGVMSIGAHVEDEDIIEASFKTTRAIFDELQPLGAKYCSMGMSSDFKLAIKCGSNMIRVGSTLFK, from the coding sequence ATGCAAATGCAAAAAGCAATTGATAATTTAGATAGAATTATTGCAGATGTAGAAGATGCAAGACTTCAACTTTCTGGTCATCATATAGTAAAAATCATAGGTATTAGTAAATATAATACAAGTGATGATATAAACTCACTTTATAAAGCTGGTCAAAGAGCATTTGGAGAAAACAAAGTTCAAGACTTAAAACAAAAAATGTCTGATTTAGAAGAGTTACCAATTGAATGGCATTTTGTAGGAAGACTTCAAAAAAATAAAATAAATAATCTTATAGATTTAAAACCTACATTAATGCAAAGTTTAGACTCATTAGATTTAGCAGAAGAGTTAAATAAAAAACTTGAAGCTAAACAAAAAACAATGAACTGCTTACTTCAAATAAACTCTGCAAAGGAAGACAGCAAAACAGGTGTTATGCCAGAAGATGCTGTTGAAATATATAAACAAATATCTAATACATGCCCAAATATTAAACTTAAAGGTGTTATGAGTATTGGTGCGCATGTTGAAGATGAAGATATAATAGAAGCTAGTTTTAAAACAACTAGAGCAATTTTTGATGAACTTCAACCACTTGGTGCAAAATATTGTTCTATGGGGATGAGTAGTGATTTTAAACTTGCTATAAAATGTGGTTCAAATATGATAAGAGTAGGTTCAACTCTATTTAAATAA
- a CDS encoding succinylglutamate desuccinylase/aspartoacylase family protein yields MEHKDEFDFITLGKEKIPKGVDVTVNLELPKLYNTPTKLPIHVIRGKKEGPCVFVSAAVHGDELNGIEIIRRLRKLNILRRLRGTLILVPIVNVYGTMTLSRYMPDRRDLNRSFPGSNRGSLASRVANIFFKEVVSICDYGIDLHTASIHKSNLPQIRTNIKDEFTYKLAKSFEAPVVLHSELRDGSLRQTAQEEGIPILLYEAGEALRFDETCIRIGVKGIVNVLRELHMLPITKRKSKKLPIITKSSQWIRAGESGVLRTIKALGDIVKKEDIIAYIDEPLGNASFEVKSSFDGIIIGKSEIPLVQEGDAIFHIAKFKNLEIAETKIEYFSEEIINESEFVELNKEEIIE; encoded by the coding sequence TTGGAGCATAAGGATGAGTTTGATTTTATAACTTTGGGAAAAGAAAAAATTCCCAAAGGTGTAGATGTAACTGTTAACTTAGAATTACCAAAGTTATATAATACTCCAACTAAACTTCCTATTCATGTAATAAGAGGTAAAAAAGAGGGGCCTTGTGTATTTGTAAGTGCTGCTGTTCATGGAGATGAACTTAATGGTATTGAAATAATTAGACGATTAAGAAAGTTAAATATATTAAGAAGATTAAGAGGTACACTTATTTTAGTTCCTATTGTTAATGTATATGGAACTATGACCTTATCAAGATATATGCCTGATAGAAGAGATTTAAATCGTTCTTTTCCCGGTTCAAATAGAGGTTCACTTGCAAGTAGAGTAGCAAATATATTTTTTAAAGAAGTAGTAAGTATTTGTGATTATGGAATTGATTTACATACAGCTTCAATTCATAAATCTAATTTACCTCAAATAAGAACAAATATAAAAGATGAATTTACATATAAATTAGCAAAATCTTTTGAAGCACCTGTTGTTTTACATTCTGAATTAAGAGATGGTTCTTTAAGACAAACTGCACAAGAAGAAGGTATTCCTATTTTACTTTATGAAGCTGGTGAAGCATTGAGATTTGATGAGACATGTATTAGAATAGGGGTAAAAGGTATTGTAAATGTTTTAAGAGAACTTCATATGCTTCCTATCACAAAAAGAAAATCAAAAAAACTGCCAATTATTACAAAAAGTAGCCAATGGATTAGAGCAGGAGAGAGTGGAGTTCTACGAACTATAAAAGCCTTAGGGGATATTGTAAAAAAAGAAGATATTATCGCTTATATTGATGAACCATTGGGCAATGCATCTTTTGAAGTAAAGTCATCTTTTGATGGAATAATTATAGGAAAATCAGAAATTCCTCTTGTTCAAGAAGGTGATGCTATTTTTCATATTGCAAAATTTAAAAACTTAGAAATAGCAGAGACAAAAATTGAATATTTTAGTGAAGAAATAATCAACGAAAGTGAATTTGTAGAATTAAATAAAGAAGAGATAATAGAGTAA
- the rimK gene encoding 30S ribosomal protein S6--L-glutamate ligase translates to MRLYILSRNEELYSTRRLVEAATQRDWEVRVIDYLKCSIEIMKGELKINYLGEELPKPDAIIPRIGASRTFYGTAMVRHFEMMDVFSVTGSLAIKRSRDKLRSLQILSKKSIDMPKTIFASNESSANDVIALSGGTPLVLKILEGTQGVGVVLVESEKAAKSVLDAFYGMDVNLLVQEFIEEANGSDIRAFVVDGEVVGAMKRQGAEGEFRSNLHQGGTATAHKLTRKEKSTAIAAAKAMGLGVCGVDMIPSKRGPLVMEVNSSPGLEGIETSTKLDIAGKIMDYIERNVEVTTTPTKKRKIRKDNIGA, encoded by the coding sequence ATGAGATTATACATCCTATCAAGAAATGAAGAACTTTATTCAACAAGAAGATTAGTTGAAGCTGCAACACAAAGAGATTGGGAAGTTCGAGTTATTGATTATTTGAAGTGTAGTATTGAGATTATGAAGGGTGAACTAAAGATTAATTATTTAGGTGAAGAGTTACCAAAACCTGATGCAATTATTCCACGAATTGGTGCAAGTAGGACATTTTATGGAACTGCAATGGTAAGGCACTTTGAGATGATGGATGTATTTTCTGTTACTGGAAGTTTAGCTATTAAAAGAAGTAGAGATAAGTTAAGAAGTTTACAAATACTTTCAAAAAAATCAATTGATATGCCAAAGACTATTTTTGCATCAAATGAATCAAGTGCAAATGATGTTATTGCTCTTAGTGGAGGAACACCTCTAGTTTTAAAAATACTAGAAGGAACTCAAGGTGTTGGAGTAGTTTTAGTAGAGAGTGAAAAAGCAGCAAAGAGTGTTCTTGATGCTTTTTATGGAATGGATGTTAATTTACTTGTTCAAGAGTTTATAGAAGAAGCAAATGGTTCTGATATTAGAGCATTTGTTGTTGATGGCGAAGTAGTTGGAGCTATGAAAAGACAAGGTGCAGAAGGTGAGTTTAGATCAAATTTACATCAAGGTGGAACAGCAACAGCACATAAATTAACAAGAAAAGAAAAATCAACAGCAATAGCAGCAGCAAAAGCTATGGGTCTTGGAGTTTGTGGTGTTGATATGATTCCTTCAAAAAGAGGTCCTTTAGTGATGGAAGTAAACTCTTCTCCTGGACTTGAAGGTATTGAAACTTCAACAAAATTAGACATAGCTGGAAAAATTATGGACTATATAGAAAGAAATGTAGAAGTTACTACAACTCCAACAAAAAAAAGAAAAATAAGAAAGGATAACATTGGAGCATAA
- the trpC gene encoding indole-3-glycerol phosphate synthase TrpC: protein MILDEIIEKTKYDLERRKVELPLDLLGRSLSSNPYAPRDVKKFLTSTKEEPIRIIAEVKKASPSKGIIKEDFDPIAIAQEYSANGANAISVLTEPHYFKGNLEYLTQIRRYAPTPLLRKDFIVDKYQIVEALVYGADFILLIAKALSTKELKELYEYALHLGLEVLFEIHDKEDLTKAMKCGANIIGINHRNLDTFEMDMELCDKLIPMIPNGKIIVAESGVSNTETIKRLSSIGADAFLIGEHFMRVPSIKEELQSFKNALN from the coding sequence GTGATTTTAGATGAAATAATTGAAAAAACAAAATATGATTTAGAAAGAAGAAAAGTAGAACTTCCACTGGATTTATTAGGAAGAAGTCTATCTTCAAATCCATATGCACCAAGAGATGTTAAAAAGTTTTTAACTTCTACAAAAGAAGAACCAATTAGAATAATTGCAGAAGTAAAAAAAGCAAGTCCTAGCAAAGGAATCATAAAAGAAGATTTTGACCCAATTGCTATTGCACAAGAGTATAGTGCAAATGGTGCAAATGCAATTTCAGTATTGACTGAACCTCACTATTTTAAAGGAAATTTAGAATATCTAACTCAAATAAGAAGATATGCACCAACACCACTTCTTAGAAAAGATTTTATAGTTGATAAATATCAAATCGTTGAAGCTTTAGTTTATGGAGCTGATTTTATACTGCTAATTGCAAAAGCATTAAGTACAAAAGAATTAAAAGAGTTATATGAATATGCACTTCATTTAGGACTTGAAGTATTATTTGAAATACATGATAAAGAAGATTTAACAAAAGCAATGAAATGTGGTGCAAATATAATAGGAATAAATCATAGAAATCTAGATACATTTGAAATGGATATGGAACTTTGTGATAAATTAATTCCGATGATTCCAAATGGAAAAATTATTGTTGCTGAAAGTGGAGTAAGTAACACAGAAACTATCAAAAGACTAAGCTCAATAGGAGCAGATGCTTTTTTAATAGGAGAGCATTTTATGAGAGTACCATCAATAAAAGAAGAACTACAATCGTTTAAAAACGCACTTAACTAA
- a CDS encoding tetratricopeptide repeat protein produces the protein MFLASCVGTSNIPINKKSFEQEDAYILYALEFEKNHDLENARQMYLKLFEQSSRYRYLKRYLAFSMQLKKFKDVETYSEKYLDEDSKSYQDILRFYTISLLKLNKLDDSLKQGLLLLEKFNNSENYELLANIYFERQEYKKSEEYFESAYVSNVSGETLTNLVDILYSYLDKKEKAISYLETHIRLYGCKGGVCSKLFSFYREQRNINGIISVLKKAFYEYKKEDNEYAMNRTYKFLISYLEQKDLDEAIAFLEKNDLDKYKLLSLYQKKDYKKKSLRLLYKLYKDTGNIDLLAQIAILEFEMAKDKRKVLKEVITKFESALMILDNHIYQNFLGYLLIDYDVDVNKGLALVKKALEKAPNNVAYIDSLAWGLYKKKECKKAYIQMKKVVDAIGLDEKEIKLHWNKIKECK, from the coding sequence TTGTTTCTTGCTTCATGTGTAGGAACTTCAAATATTCCTATAAATAAAAAATCTTTTGAACAAGAAGATGCATATATTTTATATGCATTGGAGTTTGAAAAAAATCATGATTTAGAAAATGCAAGACAAATGTATTTAAAACTTTTTGAGCAAAGTAGTAGATATAGATATTTGAAAAGATATTTAGCTTTTAGTATGCAATTAAAAAAGTTTAAAGATGTGGAAACTTATAGTGAAAAGTATTTGGATGAAGATAGTAAATCTTATCAAGATATACTTAGATTTTATACTATTTCATTGCTTAAACTTAATAAGTTGGATGATTCTTTAAAACAAGGTTTGTTGCTTTTAGAAAAGTTTAATAACTCTGAAAACTATGAGTTATTAGCAAATATATATTTTGAAAGACAAGAGTATAAAAAATCAGAAGAGTATTTTGAAAGTGCATATGTTTCTAACGTAAGTGGTGAAACACTTACAAATTTAGTTGATATTCTTTATTCATATTTAGATAAAAAAGAAAAAGCAATTTCGTATTTGGAAACTCATATTAGACTTTATGGATGTAAAGGTGGAGTGTGTTCAAAACTTTTCTCATTTTATAGAGAACAAAGAAATATTAATGGAATAATATCTGTATTAAAAAAAGCTTTTTATGAGTATAAAAAAGAAGATAATGAATATGCAATGAATAGAACTTATAAATTTTTGATTTCATATTTAGAACAAAAAGATTTAGATGAGGCAATTGCATTTTTGGAAAAAAATGATTTAGATAAATATAAACTTTTATCTTTATATCAAAAGAAAGATTATAAGAAAAAATCTTTAAGACTCTTATACAAATTATATAAAGATACTGGAAATATTGATTTATTAGCACAAATTGCGATACTTGAATTTGAAATGGCAAAAGATAAAAGAAAAGTATTAAAAGAAGTGATAACAAAATTTGAAAGTGCTTTGATGATTTTAGATAATCATATATATCAAAACTTTTTAGGATATTTACTTATTGATTATGATGTTGATGTAAATAAAGGTCTTGCTTTAGTTAAAAAAGCATTGGAAAAAGCACCAAATAATGTAGCTTATATTGACTCATTAGCCTGGGGATTATACAAGAAAAAAGAGTGTAAAAAAGCATATATTCAAATGAAAAAAGTTGTTGATGCAATAGGACTTGATGAAAAAGAGATTAAACTTCACTGGAATAAAATTAAGGAGTGTAAATAA
- a CDS encoding YkgJ family cysteine cluster protein, whose protein sequence is MILKQEGYNYCFDASECSSCKGNCCIGESGYIWITKDEIEKLAKHLDISLEEVRVKYLRKVGYKYSLKERQLSADNFACIFFDTQKRQCSVYEVRPTQCRTFPFWEYFKNNEKEVYEECPAIKPL, encoded by the coding sequence ATGATTTTAAAACAAGAAGGATATAATTACTGTTTTGATGCAAGTGAGTGTTCATCATGTAAAGGAAACTGTTGTATTGGTGAGAGTGGCTATATTTGGATCACAAAAGATGAAATTGAAAAATTAGCAAAACATTTAGATATATCGTTGGAAGAAGTTCGAGTTAAATATTTAAGAAAAGTTGGATATAAATATAGTTTAAAAGAGAGACAATTAAGTGCTGATAACTTTGCATGTATTTTTTTTGATACACAAAAAAGACAGTGCAGTGTTTATGAAGTTAGACCTACACAATGTAGAACTTTCCCTTTTTGGGAATATTTTAAAAATAATGAAAAAGAGGTATACGAAGAGTGCCCAGCTATAAAACCCTTATAA
- a CDS encoding tRNA1(Val) (adenine(37)-N6)-methyltransferase codes for MVLYQPKDGYCYNSDTHFLYNFILKNLSTFKNIKGELLDIGSGSGILGLLVCRDLSSLKLNQSEIQEKFQLLSQINSKCNKIDSTMYRGSFLQMQFDKTFDICVSNPPFYHTNVIKSENENLKIARYNDSMPLEDFICKTNKILKPKGKFFFCYDVKQINEILLLLNKYKFNIESLQFVHPNSSKDATLVLVYARKSSKSLTKVLPSLFVFNDNEFTNEVTKIYEKSSTHSIKVEI; via the coding sequence TTGGTTCTATATCAACCAAAAGATGGATATTGTTATAATAGTGATACACATTTTTTATATAATTTTATATTAAAAAACTTATCTACTTTTAAAAATATAAAAGGTGAACTTTTAGATATTGGAAGTGGAAGTGGTATCTTAGGTCTATTAGTTTGTAGAGATTTGTCTTCATTAAAGTTAAATCAATCTGAAATACAAGAGAAGTTTCAATTATTAAGTCAAATAAACAGTAAATGTAATAAAATAGATTCGACTATGTATAGAGGTTCTTTTTTACAAATGCAATTTGATAAAACATTTGATATTTGTGTATCAAATCCTCCTTTTTATCATACAAATGTAATAAAAAGTGAAAATGAGAATTTGAAGATTGCAAGATATAATGATTCTATGCCTTTAGAAGATTTTATTTGTAAAACAAACAAAATATTAAAACCCAAAGGTAAGTTTTTTTTCTGTTATGATGTAAAACAGATAAATGAAATATTACTTTTATTAAATAAATATAAATTTAACATAGAAAGTTTACAATTTGTACACCCAAATAGTTCGAAGGATGCAACACTTGTACTTGTTTATGCAAGAAAGAGTTCAAAGTCTTTAACTAAAGTATTACCTAGTTTATTTGTTTTTAATGACAATGAATTTACAAATGAAGTAACAAAAATTTATGAAAAATCTTCAACACATAGTATAAAAGTAGAGATATGA
- a CDS encoding 4Fe-4S binding protein, giving the protein MGIKQAPKNTPVWVDETRCKACDMCVSVCPAGVLSMRYDASSTLGAMASVVYEDSCIGCTDCELSCPDFAIFVADKKEFKFAKLTTEAKERSVAIKNNNYRIPKA; this is encoded by the coding sequence ATGGGAATAAAACAAGCCCCAAAAAATACTCCTGTTTGGGTAGATGAAACTAGATGTAAAGCATGTGATATGTGTGTATCAGTTTGCCCTGCTGGTGTATTATCGATGAGATATGATGCTTCTTCAACACTTGGCGCGATGGCTAGTGTTGTTTATGAGGATTCGTGTATTGGATGTACAGACTGTGAACTATCTTGCCCAGACTTTGCAATCTTCGTTGCAGATAAAAAAGAGTTTAAATTTGCTAAATTAACAACAGAAGCAAAAGAACGAAGTGTAGCAATAAAAAATAATAATTATAGAATACCAAAAGCTTAA
- a CDS encoding 2-oxoglutarate synthase subunit alpha, giving the protein MARELISTGNELAALAAVEAGCEFFAGYPITPSSEIMHTLSDLLPAHGGASMQMEDEIAGVCAALGASMSGKRALTATSGPGISLKSENIGLGYIAEVPLVIINVMRGGPSTGLPTRVQQGDVLQAKSPTHGDFNSITLTASTLEECYTQTIRAFNLADRFMQPVFLLLDETVGHMSGKAIIPDLEEVKKTIVPRRVYEGDPKDYKPYGVPNDEPAILNPMFKGYRFHFTGLHHGPTGHPTEDAQLSQNLIDRLFNKVNAHVDEVEHYEEYMLEDADYMIIAYGSVALSAKDAIKRLRKEGIKVGLFRPITIWPSPANKINEYCNKIEKILVTELNKGQYIQEIQRVSKRDDFTTLFKANGRPIAPLEIIEKIKGM; this is encoded by the coding sequence ATGGCAAGAGAACTAATATCAACAGGAAATGAACTAGCAGCTTTAGCAGCAGTTGAGGCAGGATGTGAATTTTTTGCAGGTTATCCTATTACTCCATCTAGTGAAATTATGCATACACTTTCTGATTTATTACCAGCTCATGGTGGAGCTTCAATGCAAATGGAAGATGAAATTGCTGGAGTTTGTGCAGCACTTGGTGCCTCAATGAGTGGAAAAAGAGCTTTAACAGCTACTAGTGGACCTGGTATTTCATTAAAATCAGAAAATATTGGACTTGGATATATTGCAGAAGTTCCACTTGTAATAATAAATGTGATGAGAGGTGGACCATCAACTGGACTTCCAACAAGAGTTCAACAAGGTGATGTTTTACAAGCAAAATCACCAACACATGGAGATTTTAACTCTATTACATTAACTGCTTCAACTTTAGAAGAGTGTTATACGCAAACAATCAGAGCATTTAATCTAGCAGATAGATTTATGCAACCTGTATTTTTACTACTTGATGAGACAGTTGGACATATGAGTGGAAAAGCAATAATTCCAGATTTAGAAGAAGTAAAAAAAACTATTGTTCCAAGAAGAGTTTATGAAGGTGATCCAAAAGATTATAAACCTTATGGCGTACCAAATGATGAACCTGCAATATTAAATCCAATGTTTAAAGGGTATAGATTTCATTTTACTGGGTTACATCATGGCCCAACAGGTCATCCAACGGAAGATGCACAACTTAGTCAAAACTTAATTGATAGATTATTCAATAAAGTAAATGCACATGTAGATGAAGTAGAACATTATGAAGAGTATATGCTTGAAGATGCAGATTATATGATAATTGCATATGGTTCTGTTGCATTATCTGCAAAAGATGCTATAAAAAGACTAAGAAAAGAAGGAATAAAAGTTGGACTATTTAGACCGATTACAATTTGGCCAAGCCCAGCTAATAAAATAAATGAATATTGTAATAAAATAGAAAAAATTTTAGTTACAGAGTTAAATAAAGGTCAATACATACAAGAGATTCAAAGAGTTAGTAAAAGAGATGATTTTACTACACTATTTAAAGCAAATGGAAGACCTATTGCTCCGTTAGAAATTATTGAAAAAATAAAAGGAATGTAA
- a CDS encoding 2-oxoglutarate ferredoxin oxidoreductase subunit beta encodes MAFNYDEYLRVDKMPTLWCWGCGDGVILKALIRAIEKVGWNMDDVCVVSGIGCSGRFSSYINCNTVHTTHGRTIAYATGIKMANPDKHVICVTGDGDGLAIGGNHTIHGCRRNIDINHIVVNNFIYGLTNSQTSPTTPQGMWTVTAKRGNIDPTFNACDLAIAAGASFVARESMLEPKKLEKIFVKGLEHKGYSFFDVFSNCHVNLGRKNKMGTAMENLSWIDSITIAKTKYDKLEEEDKKGKFPTGILKQDDDALEYCDAYAKVKQAHQNNTKVALWEIKNG; translated from the coding sequence ATGGCTTTTAATTATGATGAATACCTAAGAGTAGATAAGATGCCAACACTTTGGTGTTGGGGTTGTGGAGATGGTGTTATCTTAAAAGCACTTATTAGAGCCATTGAAAAAGTTGGTTGGAATATGGATGATGTGTGTGTTGTTTCTGGAATTGGTTGTTCTGGAAGATTTTCATCATATATAAATTGTAATACAGTTCATACAACACATGGTAGAACAATTGCTTACGCAACAGGTATAAAAATGGCAAATCCTGATAAACATGTAATTTGTGTAACAGGAGATGGAGATGGACTTGCAATTGGAGGGAATCATACAATTCATGGGTGTAGAAGAAATATAGATATAAATCATATTGTTGTAAATAATTTTATTTATGGATTAACAAACTCACAAACAAGTCCAACAACTCCACAAGGAATGTGGACAGTTACAGCAAAAAGAGGAAATATAGACCCAACTTTTAATGCTTGTGATTTAGCTATTGCAGCTGGTGCTAGTTTTGTAGCAAGAGAGAGTATGTTAGAACCTAAAAAATTAGAAAAGATTTTTGTAAAAGGCTTAGAACATAAAGGTTACTCATTTTTTGATGTATTTTCAAACTGTCATGTTAATCTTGGTAGAAAAAATAAGATGGGTACAGCAATGGAAAATCTTTCTTGGATTGATTCAATAACAATTGCAAAAACTAAATATGATAAATTAGAAGAGGAAGATAAAAAAGGGAAATTTCCTACTGGAATTTTAAAACAAGATGATGATGCTTTAGAGTATTGTGATGCATATGCAAAAGTAAAACAAGCACACCAAAATAATACTAAAGTAGCACTTTGGGAGATAAAAAATGGCTAG